The following proteins come from a genomic window of Actinacidiphila yeochonensis CN732:
- a CDS encoding GroES family chaperonin, producing the protein MLHDRVLVRQDTAEGERRSGGGILIPATAAVGKRLAWAEVVAVGQNVRAVEIGDRVLYDPEDRAEVEVRGVAYVLMRERDLHAVAAERLQGSEDSTGLYL; encoded by the coding sequence ATGCTGCACGACCGCGTTCTGGTGCGGCAGGACACCGCGGAGGGTGAGCGGCGCAGCGGCGGCGGCATCCTGATCCCGGCGACGGCCGCCGTCGGCAAGCGGCTGGCCTGGGCCGAGGTGGTGGCGGTGGGCCAGAACGTCCGTGCCGTCGAGATCGGCGACCGGGTGCTGTACGACCCGGAGGACCGAGCCGAGGTCGAGGTGCGGGGAGTGGCGTACGTGCTGATGCGCGAGCGCGACCTGCACGCGGTGGCCGCGGAGCGGCTCCAGGGCTCGGAGGACTCGACCGGCCTGTACCTGTGA
- a CDS encoding transglycosylase domain-containing protein, with protein sequence MSDVRNGSTPGSGGWGPRPTLTDRRGRPRRTGLRRLVPGWRLLFGGGLTVLLLLVAAFFVGYALVDIPDPNAAATAQNNVYYYADGKTEITRDGAVNRQNVSLAEVAKSARYATLAAEDRNFYHESAVSPKGMVRAAWNTATGKGVQSGSTITQQYVKNYYLNQNQTAQRKAKEFFIAIKLDRNESKDQILEGYLNTSYYGRNAYGIQAAAQAYFSTNASDLTVAQSAYLATLLNAPSAYDLSAHPENAHAAEARWNYVMDGMLKEHWITAAQRAKTTFPTIGKPKATASKAGQRGYIVQAVDDYLIQHKIVDAAALRGGGYRITTTIQKPDEDAMVKAAQEQVYDKRGTAAADKYVRAGGVSIDPSTGNVVALYGGIDYTKQYVSSATNRTYQPGSTFKPVIFASALQNDSTTQSGRTITPTTIYNGDSGRQVQGPDGPVGYHPANEDEKDYGDITVTDAMDKSVNAVFAQMAQDVGTKNVINTAHDLGMSTDIDIPQTPAMALGAFGTSSASPLDMAQVYATLADHGKEIPYSMVVKVSKDGQDVGLPQRDAVQAVPRTAADTTTAMLKSVVDSPYGTAAAAQNSGWPAAAKTGTADDDKAAWFAGYTPKLATVVAVFGMDPDTGAQKALYGAMGSARVNGGGQPANVWSQYTAAALKNTPVTGFHLDLQAGSQTQAPDSGDTPGTDQGDTGQTPTTTAPSTGSQSPTTPSGTPGGSTSTTAPSTQPTEGGSAPTTGTATAPTAPQDPTGSGSNGSNGSAGSAGSAGSGGTDTGTTDGLSGGTSSGTSSGTSSGTSSGQGTASDASVSVPSG encoded by the coding sequence ATGAGTGACGTTCGGAACGGAAGCACGCCCGGATCGGGCGGCTGGGGACCGCGCCCCACGCTCACCGACCGGCGCGGCCGGCCCCGCCGTACCGGCCTGCGGCGGCTGGTGCCCGGCTGGCGGCTGCTCTTCGGCGGCGGCCTGACCGTCCTGCTGCTGCTCGTCGCCGCGTTCTTCGTCGGCTACGCGCTGGTGGACATCCCCGACCCGAACGCCGCCGCGACCGCGCAGAACAACGTCTACTACTACGCGGACGGCAAGACCGAGATCACCCGTGACGGCGCCGTCAACCGGCAGAACGTCTCCCTGGCCGAGGTCGCCAAGTCGGCCCGCTACGCCACCCTCGCCGCGGAGGACCGGAACTTCTACCACGAGTCCGCGGTCAGCCCCAAGGGCATGGTCCGGGCCGCGTGGAACACCGCCACCGGCAAGGGCGTGCAGTCCGGCTCGACGATCACCCAGCAGTACGTGAAGAACTACTACCTGAACCAGAACCAGACCGCGCAGCGGAAGGCCAAGGAGTTCTTCATCGCGATCAAGCTGGATCGCAACGAGTCCAAGGACCAGATCCTTGAGGGCTACCTCAACACCAGCTACTACGGCCGCAACGCCTACGGCATCCAGGCCGCCGCGCAGGCGTACTTCAGCACCAACGCCTCCGACCTGACCGTCGCCCAGAGCGCGTACCTCGCCACCCTCCTGAACGCCCCCAGCGCGTACGACCTCTCCGCCCACCCGGAGAACGCCCACGCGGCCGAGGCGCGCTGGAACTACGTGATGGACGGCATGCTCAAGGAGCACTGGATCACCGCCGCCCAGCGGGCGAAGACGACCTTCCCGACCATCGGCAAGCCGAAGGCCACCGCCAGCAAGGCCGGCCAGCGCGGCTACATCGTCCAGGCCGTCGACGACTACCTGATCCAGCACAAGATCGTCGACGCCGCGGCGCTGCGCGGCGGCGGCTACCGGATCACCACCACGATCCAGAAGCCCGACGAGGACGCCATGGTGAAGGCGGCCCAGGAGCAGGTCTACGACAAGCGCGGCACCGCCGCGGCCGACAAGTACGTGCGGGCCGGCGGCGTCTCCATCGACCCCTCCACCGGGAACGTCGTCGCCCTCTACGGCGGCATCGACTACACCAAGCAGTACGTGAGCAGCGCCACCAACCGCACCTACCAGCCCGGCTCCACCTTCAAGCCGGTCATATTCGCCTCCGCGCTGCAGAACGACTCGACCACCCAGAGCGGTCGGACGATCACCCCCACCACGATCTACAACGGCGACAGCGGCCGCCAGGTGCAGGGCCCGGACGGGCCGGTCGGCTACCACCCGGCCAACGAGGACGAGAAGGACTACGGCGACATCACCGTCACCGACGCGATGGACAAGTCGGTGAACGCGGTCTTCGCGCAGATGGCGCAGGACGTCGGCACCAAGAACGTCATCAACACCGCCCACGACCTGGGCATGTCCACGGACATCGACATCCCGCAGACGCCCGCGATGGCGCTGGGCGCCTTCGGTACCAGCTCCGCCAGCCCGCTGGACATGGCGCAGGTGTACGCCACCCTCGCCGACCACGGCAAGGAGATCCCGTACTCGATGGTCGTCAAGGTCAGCAAGGACGGCCAGGACGTCGGCCTGCCGCAGCGCGACGCGGTGCAGGCGGTGCCGCGCACCGCCGCCGACACCACCACGGCGATGCTCAAGAGCGTGGTCGACAGCCCCTACGGCACCGCCGCGGCCGCGCAGAACTCCGGCTGGCCGGCCGCCGCCAAGACGGGTACCGCCGACGACGACAAGGCCGCCTGGTTCGCCGGCTACACCCCCAAGCTCGCCACCGTCGTCGCGGTCTTCGGCATGGACCCGGACACGGGCGCCCAGAAGGCGCTCTACGGGGCGATGGGCTCCGCCCGCGTCAACGGCGGCGGCCAGCCCGCCAACGTGTGGTCCCAGTACACCGCGGCGGCACTGAAGAACACCCCGGTCACCGGCTTCCACCTGGACCTCCAGGCCGGCAGCCAGACCCAGGCACCGGACTCCGGCGACACCCCCGGCACCGACCAGGGCGACACCGGCCAGACGCCCACCACCACCGCGCCGTCCACCGGCTCGCAGTCGCCCACCACCCCGTCGGGCACCCCCGGCGGCTCCACGTCGACCACCGCGCCGTCCACCCAGCCGACCGAGGGCGGCTCCGCGCCGACGACCGGTACGGCCACCGCGCCCACCGCGCCGCAGGACCCGACCGGCAGCGGCTCGAACGGTTCGAACGGCTCCGCGGGCTCCGCCGGATCGGCCGGCTCCGGCGGCACGGACACCGGCACCACGGACGGCCTCAGCGGCGGCACGTCGTCCGGCACGTCGTCGGGCACGTCGTCGGGCACGTCGTCCGGGCAGGGCACCGCGAGTGACGCCTCCGTGAGCGTGCCCAGCGGCTGA
- a CDS encoding ABC transporter permease → MRGFSAGFYAAVVTRGFRRYATYRTATAAGLFTNTVFGLIITYSYIALWSQRPHLGGYSQPQALTYVWLGQGLLTPMALMGGGFEDELGDRIRSGDVAVDLYRPADLQAWWLSADLGRAAFQLVARGVVPMCVGSLIFTLALPTAPLTWLFFLVSVALGLLVSFALRYLVALSFFWLLDGAGVSQVVWLAGLFFSGMLLPLSVFPGTLGAVARALPWSAMLQVPADVLLGRHRSGGAAGSLGFQAVWAVVLLAAGRAVQGLATRRVVVQGG, encoded by the coding sequence ATGCGCGGCTTCTCCGCGGGCTTCTACGCGGCGGTCGTCACCCGCGGCTTCCGCCGCTACGCGACCTACCGCACCGCGACCGCCGCGGGGCTGTTCACCAACACCGTCTTCGGGCTGATCATCACGTACAGCTACATCGCGCTGTGGAGCCAGCGCCCGCACCTGGGCGGCTACAGCCAGCCGCAGGCGCTGACGTACGTGTGGCTCGGGCAGGGGCTGCTGACGCCGATGGCACTGATGGGCGGCGGCTTCGAGGACGAGCTGGGCGACCGCATCCGCTCCGGGGACGTCGCCGTGGACCTGTACCGGCCGGCCGACCTCCAGGCGTGGTGGCTCTCGGCCGACCTGGGACGGGCCGCCTTCCAGCTGGTGGCCCGCGGGGTGGTGCCGATGTGCGTGGGGTCGCTGATCTTCACGCTGGCCCTGCCCACCGCCCCGCTGACCTGGCTGTTCTTCCTGGTGTCGGTGGCGCTGGGGCTGCTGGTGAGCTTCGCGCTGCGCTACCTCGTGGCGCTGAGCTTCTTCTGGCTGCTGGACGGCGCGGGGGTGTCGCAGGTGGTGTGGCTGGCCGGGCTGTTCTTCTCCGGGATGCTGCTGCCGTTGAGCGTCTTCCCGGGCACGCTGGGCGCCGTCGCGCGGGCGCTGCCCTGGTCGGCGATGCTCCAGGTGCCGGCGGACGTGCTGCTGGGCCGGCACCGGAGCGGCGGCGCGGCGGGCTCGCTCGGCTTCCAGGCGGTCTGGGCGGTCGTGCTGCTGGCGGCCGGCCGGGCGGTCCAGGGGCTCGCGACGCGCCGGGTGGTGGTCCAGGGTGGCTGA
- a CDS encoding ABC transporter permease codes for MWVRSTMAYRASFAMTALGNLAATALDFVTIVLMFGQVHTLGGFTLPEVAFLYGTAGTAFGFADLLLGSMDRLGRRVRDGTLDTLLLRPAPVLAQVAADKFALRRTGRIVQGLAVLGWSLARVDVHWTWWRIAMVPGMVVCGAVIFCAVFTAGAAFQFIAQDAAEVQNSVTYGGNTMLQYPPGIFARELVRGVTFVVPLAFVNWLPALRVLGEPDPLGLPGWLDFASPVAAALCCALAAAAWRAGLRAYRSTGS; via the coding sequence ATGTGGGTGCGCTCCACGATGGCCTACCGCGCGTCCTTCGCGATGACCGCGCTGGGGAACCTCGCCGCGACCGCGCTGGACTTCGTCACCATCGTGCTGATGTTCGGCCAGGTGCACACCCTCGGCGGCTTCACGCTGCCGGAGGTGGCCTTCCTCTACGGCACCGCCGGCACCGCCTTCGGCTTCGCGGACCTGCTGCTGGGCTCCATGGACCGGCTCGGCCGCCGGGTGCGCGACGGCACGCTGGACACGCTGCTGCTGCGGCCGGCACCGGTGCTGGCGCAGGTCGCCGCCGACAAGTTCGCGCTGCGCCGGACGGGCCGGATCGTGCAGGGCCTGGCGGTGCTGGGCTGGTCGCTGGCCCGCGTCGACGTGCACTGGACGTGGTGGCGGATCGCGATGGTGCCGGGGATGGTGGTGTGCGGGGCGGTGATCTTCTGCGCCGTGTTCACCGCCGGCGCGGCGTTCCAGTTCATCGCGCAGGACGCCGCCGAGGTGCAGAACTCGGTGACCTACGGTGGCAACACCATGCTCCAGTACCCGCCCGGGATCTTCGCCCGCGAGCTGGTCCGGGGTGTGACCTTCGTGGTGCCGCTGGCCTTCGTCAACTGGCTGCCCGCCCTGCGCGTGCTGGGCGAGCCCGACCCGCTCGGCCTGCCCGGCTGGCTGGACTTCGCCTCGCCCGTCGCCGCCGCGCTGTGCTGCGCGCTGGCGGCCGCCGCCTGGCGGGCGGGCCTCCGCGCCTACCGCAGTACAGGGAGCTGA
- a CDS encoding ABC transporter ATP-binding protein produces MIELDGVEKVFDVRRRTGLLRRERHQVRAVDGISFTVPRGEVVGYIGPNGAGKSTTIKMLTGILTPSGGRVRVDGIDPTRDRTRLARRIGVVFGQRTTLWWDLPLRDSYELVRRMYRVPDAVYTRNLDACVELLDLGPLLEVPVRQLSLGQRMRGDIAAALLHDPEVLYLDEPTIGLDVVSKTRVREFLRDFNAERGTTVLLTTHDLTDIEMLCRRVMVIDHGRLVHDGDLAGLHAVGRSERTLVADFARELPAVELPGARCVRVEGPRQSFAFPAGESAAPLVAALAAHYPLVDLSIREPAIEDVIARMYAAPAPAAD; encoded by the coding sequence GTGATCGAGCTGGACGGCGTGGAGAAGGTCTTCGACGTACGGCGCCGCACCGGTCTGCTGCGCCGCGAGCGCCACCAGGTGCGGGCGGTGGACGGCATCTCGTTCACCGTGCCGCGCGGCGAGGTCGTCGGCTACATCGGGCCCAACGGCGCCGGGAAGTCCACCACGATCAAGATGCTCACCGGCATCCTGACGCCGAGCGGCGGCCGGGTCCGGGTGGACGGCATCGACCCGACCCGGGACCGCACCCGGCTGGCCCGGCGGATCGGGGTGGTCTTCGGGCAGCGCACCACCCTGTGGTGGGACCTGCCGCTGCGGGACTCCTACGAGCTGGTGCGCCGGATGTACCGCGTCCCCGACGCCGTCTACACCCGCAACCTCGACGCCTGCGTGGAGCTGCTGGACCTGGGCCCGCTGCTGGAGGTCCCGGTGCGGCAGCTGTCGCTGGGCCAGCGGATGCGCGGCGACATCGCCGCCGCGCTGCTGCACGACCCGGAGGTGCTCTACCTCGACGAGCCGACGATCGGCCTGGACGTGGTGAGCAAGACCCGGGTACGGGAGTTCCTGCGCGACTTCAACGCCGAACGCGGCACCACCGTGCTGCTCACCACGCACGACCTCACGGACATCGAGATGCTGTGCCGCCGGGTGATGGTCATCGACCACGGCCGCCTCGTCCACGACGGGGACCTCGCCGGGCTGCACGCGGTGGGCCGCAGCGAGCGGACGCTGGTGGCGGACTTCGCCCGCGAGCTGCCCGCGGTCGAGCTGCCGGGGGCCCGCTGCGTCCGGGTGGAGGGGCCGCGGCAGTCCTTCGCCTTCCCCGCCGGGGAGAGCGCGGCCCCGCTGGTGGCGGCGCTGGCCGCGCACTACCCGCTGGTGGACCTGTCGATCCGCGAACCGGCCATCGAGGACGTCATCGCCCGCATGTACGCGGCCCCGGCCCCGGCGGCCGACTGA